One genomic region from Phycodurus eques isolate BA_2022a chromosome 16, UOR_Pequ_1.1, whole genome shotgun sequence encodes:
- the gmip gene encoding GEM-interacting protein isoform X1 has product MEEDQEPCQESSEAADVLKAPQKCQIKRYSEIFRDFDNLELSFIPDDKDELLSDTSEFGSERNTGESTELAEQHQPSESCVSVEGDGSSSAHEADLALCRCEDGVETALQYAKMWCRYAKDLLAWVEKKLTLEQEFAKNVIKTSEAAKASLAAQETMPLQYIYTMALEQDLKNSSSSKKTSDLVQKRCYQALAAKRNEIDKWRREFKEQWVKVQRKMNEAVTALKKSRQQYFQRCDELEKAKAVTAKTVDDTGGNKTLDKRRKSKDEAQTKVMESELLYKQCVHDAKIHQDELVKVKERIISHTRKIICQGDTVLKQVTVNMFYYQRQQTEPVPLGYHNLELTCRSLEPGEPYLMYVRGMPCRETPLQIFSFQEYVPQGKRNKRKTSNPLSTLQVSSPHTDDSSYRQPSDSRRFIFSDSESVGGSFESLSSPAHCPRGRHRTTYNLLADDLDDRDVASESECLDGQQVKVRTPSRAALTHRLRKLKSKMVKCKQCDNYIYVNGVECEECGLGLHRKCMEVCQMECDNNKGAVFGVPLSSLLPDTPDDVPFVVRRCTAEIESRALSLQGVYRVSGSKPRVQKLCQAVEELKEHVDLSEVSPHDITCILKHFFKELPEPLLTFELYYEFIAAGRSIQHVGEWESSQETNEFMDVVRNLQRLLQKLRPCNYSTLRHLVVHLHKVSRNNENKMSASNLGIVFGPTLLRPLVCTEQPTVALQENTYQAFLVEFLISHNDKIFVLPQRAGTPKPPPPPTCPLPDTPPRRACTLDGDFDARPEQGTSSRERPYSLESERMKRESSEGYISDKSSSNEAVDQLGPEANDRAVLAMSGPLSHYDPKRDFASDKPHYRFTRQPVKYQRHHNPRGRASGQSCDARRPAAPGGEPPGSADSSRSSSPERAARGPPRSPEDVPPLSPRDVVQYMLGLEPVASAAAELNADGYGTGAQSTASYRSPKPLPAEHHFASPAQKILSGLKLRRSQSGKEEQLFV; this is encoded by the exons ATGGAAGAAGATCAGGAGCCGTGTCAGGAGTCGTCTGAGGCCGCAG ACGTCCTCAAAGCACCTCAGAAATGTCAAATCAAGCGCTACAGCGAGATCTTCAGAGACTTTGACAACCTCGAGTTGTCTTTTATCCCCGA CGACAAGGACGAGCTGCTGTCCGACACTTCGGAGTTCGGCTCAGAGCGCAACACCGGGGAGAGCACGGAACTCGCAGAGCAACATCAACCGTCT GAAAGCTGTGTAAGCGTTGAAGGTGATGGAAGCTCATCAG CTCACGAGGCCGACCTGGCGCTGTGCCGCTGCGAGGACGGCGTGGAGACGGCCCTGCAGTACGCCAAGATGTGGTGCCGCTACGCCAAAGACCTCCTGGCCTGGGTGGAGAAGAAGCTCACCTTGG aaCAAGAATTtgccaaaaatgtcataaagaCATCTGAAGCAGCAAAAGCCAGTTTGGCAGCGCAG GAAACGATGCCGCTGCAGTATATCTACACCATGGCTCTCGAACAAGACCTGAAGAACAGTTCGAGTTCCAAAAAGACTTCGGACCTGGTGCAAAAGCGCTGTTACCAA GCCTTGGCTGCCAAGAGGAATGAGATTGATAAGTGGCGGCGGGAATTCAAGGAGCAGTGGGTGAAGGTGCAGAGGAAGATG AACGAAGCGGTGACGGCGCTGAAAAAGTCTCGTCAGCAATACTTCCAGCGCTGCGACGAGCTGGAGAAGGCCAAAGCGGTCACAGCTAAAACCGTGGACGACACGGGTGGCAACAAAACTCTGGACAAAAGGAGGAAGTCCAAGGATGAAGCCCAAACAAAG GTGATGGAGTCCGAGCTCTTGTACAAGCAATGCGTGCACGACGCCAAGATCCACCAGGATGAGCTCGTAAAGGTCAAAGAGAGAATTATCTCTCACACCCGCAAGATCATCTGTCAGGGAGACACGGTGCTCAAGCAG GTCACGGTCAACATGTTCTACTACCAGCGGCAGCAGACCGAGCCGGTGCCTCTGGGGTATCACAACCTGGAGCTAACGTGCCGCTCCTTGGAACCCGGCGAGCCCTACCTGATGTACGTCCGCGGCATGCCCTGCCGGGAAACTCCGCTGCAGATCTTCTCCTTCCAGGAGTACGTGCCTCAGGGAAAAAG GAACAAGCGGAAAACCAGCAACCCCCTCAGCACCCTGCAGGTCTCCTCTCCTCACACAGACGACAGTTCTTACAGACAACCCAGTGACTCCA GGAGATTTATCTTCAGTGACAGTGAAAGTGTCGGCGGCAGTTTCGAATCTCTGTCCAGCCCTG CTCACTGTCCCAGGGGGCGTCACAGAACAACATACAACTTGCTCGCGGACGACTTGGATGACCGCGATGTGGCGTCTGAATCTG AGTGCCTCGACGGGCAGCAGGTCAAAGTTCGCACCCCATCCCGGGCAGCGCTAACTCATCGACTCAGGAAGCTGAAGAGCAAGATGGTGAAATGCAAGCAGTGCGACAACTACATTTACGTCAACGGCGTGGAATGTGAGGAG TGCGGGCTGGGTTTGCACAGGAAGTGTATGGAGGTGTGTCAGATGGAGTGCGACAACAACAAGGGGGCGGTGTTTGGCGTCCCCCTGTCCTCGTTGCTGCCGGACACGCCGGACGACGTCCCCTTTGTGGTGCGACGCTGCACCGCCGAGATTGAGAGTCGTGCGCTCTCTTTGCAG GGGGTGTATCGGGTGAGCGGCTCCAAGCCTCGCGTCCAGAAGCTGTGCCAGGCCGTGGAAGAGCTCAAAGAGCACGTGGACCTCTCGGAGGTGTCGCCGCACGACATCACTTGTATCCTGAAGCACTTCTTCAAGGAG CTTCCGGAGCCCCTGCTGACGTTCGAGCTGTACTACGAGTTCATCGCGGCGGGGAGGAGCATCCAGCACGTGGGCGAGTGGGAATCGTCGCAAGAGACTAACGAGTTCATGGACGTTGTTCGGAACCTGCAGCGGCTACTGCAGAAACTCCGTCCCTGTAATTACAGCACTTTACGGCACCTCGTAGTCCATCTGCATAA GGTTTCTAGAAACAACGAGAACAAGATGTCCGCCAGCAATTTGGGCATTGTCTTCGGTCCGACTCTCCTACGCCCCCTGGTGTGCACGGAGCAACCCACAGTGGCCCTGCAGGAAAACACCTACCAGGCGTTTCTGGTCGAATTCCTCATCTCACACAACGACAAGATCTTCGTCCTCCCGCAGAGAGCCGGGACGCCCAAGCCACCTCCGCCCCCCACATGCCCGCTTCCAGACACCCCACCCAGGCGCGCCTGTACCCTGGATGGGGACTTTGACGCCAGACCTGAGCAAGGAACCTCCTCCAGGGAGCGCCCTTACTCGCTAGAA AGCGAAAGAATGAAGAGAGAGTCGAGCGAGGGTTATATATCTGACAAGTCTTCGTCCAATGAAGCGGTGGACCAGCTCGGCCCCGAAGCCAATGACAGAGCAG TCCTGGCTATGAGCGGACCGCTGTCTCATTACGACCCAAAGCGGGACTTTGCCTCGGACAAGCCGCACTACCGCTTCACCAGGCAGCCTGTCAAGTACCAGCGCCATCACAACCCGAGAGGCCGAGCTTCCGGCCAGAGCTGCGACGCCAGACGGCCCGCGGCGCCTGGCGGGGAGCCTCCGGGAAGCGCCGACAGCAGTCGCAGCTCCTCCCCGGAGCGAGCCGCGCGCGGCCCGCCCCGGAGCCCCGAGGACGTTCCGCCTCTCAGCCCGCGGGACGTCGTGCAGTACATGCTGGGACTGGAGCCGGTGGCCTCCGCCGCGGCTGAGCTCAACGCGGACGGTTACGGTACCGGCGCGCAGAGTACGGCCTCGTACCGCTCTCCGAAGCCTCTTCCTGCAGAGCACCACTTCGCCTCGCCCGCGCAGAAGATCCTCTCGGGTCTGAAGCTGAGACGCAGTCAATCGGGCAAGGAGGAACAACTTTTTGTCTGA
- the gmip gene encoding GEM-interacting protein isoform X2, translating into MEAHQLTRPTWRCAAARTAWRRPCSTPRCGAATPKTSWPGWRRSSPWFKRWLDVPHAERIREGGLADWSKVAREQEFAKNVIKTSEAAKASLAAQETMPLQYIYTMALEQDLKNSSSSKKTSDLVQKRCYQALAAKRNEIDKWRREFKEQWVKVQRKMNEAVTALKKSRQQYFQRCDELEKAKAVTAKTVDDTGGNKTLDKRRKSKDEAQTKVMESELLYKQCVHDAKIHQDELVKVKERIISHTRKIICQGDTVLKQVTVNMFYYQRQQTEPVPLGYHNLELTCRSLEPGEPYLMYVRGMPCRETPLQIFSFQEYVPQGKRNKRKTSNPLSTLQVSSPHTDDSSYRQPSDSRRFIFSDSESVGGSFESLSSPAHCPRGRHRTTYNLLADDLDDRDVASESECLDGQQVKVRTPSRAALTHRLRKLKSKMVKCKQCDNYIYVNGVECEECGLGLHRKCMEVCQMECDNNKGAVFGVPLSSLLPDTPDDVPFVVRRCTAEIESRALSLQGVYRVSGSKPRVQKLCQAVEELKEHVDLSEVSPHDITCILKHFFKELPEPLLTFELYYEFIAAGRSIQHVGEWESSQETNEFMDVVRNLQRLLQKLRPCNYSTLRHLVVHLHKVSRNNENKMSASNLGIVFGPTLLRPLVCTEQPTVALQENTYQAFLVEFLISHNDKIFVLPQRAGTPKPPPPPTCPLPDTPPRRACTLDGDFDARPEQGTSSRERPYSLESERMKRESSEGYISDKSSSNEAVDQLGPEANDRAVLAMSGPLSHYDPKRDFASDKPHYRFTRQPVKYQRHHNPRGRASGQSCDARRPAAPGGEPPGSADSSRSSSPERAARGPPRSPEDVPPLSPRDVVQYMLGLEPVASAAAELNADGYGTGAQSTASYRSPKPLPAEHHFASPAQKILSGLKLRRSQSGKEEQLFV; encoded by the exons ATGGAAGCTCATCAG CTCACGAGGCCGACCTGGCGCTGTGCCGCTGCGAGGACGGCGTGGAGACGGCCCTGCAGTACGCCAAGATGTGGTGCCGCTACGCCAAAGACCTCCTGGCCTGGGTGGAGAAGAAGCTCACCTTGG ttCAAGCGATGGCTGGATGTTCCACACGCAGAAAGGATTAGAGAGGGAGGATTAGCAGACTGGAGCAAAGTTGCAAGAG aaCAAGAATTtgccaaaaatgtcataaagaCATCTGAAGCAGCAAAAGCCAGTTTGGCAGCGCAG GAAACGATGCCGCTGCAGTATATCTACACCATGGCTCTCGAACAAGACCTGAAGAACAGTTCGAGTTCCAAAAAGACTTCGGACCTGGTGCAAAAGCGCTGTTACCAA GCCTTGGCTGCCAAGAGGAATGAGATTGATAAGTGGCGGCGGGAATTCAAGGAGCAGTGGGTGAAGGTGCAGAGGAAGATG AACGAAGCGGTGACGGCGCTGAAAAAGTCTCGTCAGCAATACTTCCAGCGCTGCGACGAGCTGGAGAAGGCCAAAGCGGTCACAGCTAAAACCGTGGACGACACGGGTGGCAACAAAACTCTGGACAAAAGGAGGAAGTCCAAGGATGAAGCCCAAACAAAG GTGATGGAGTCCGAGCTCTTGTACAAGCAATGCGTGCACGACGCCAAGATCCACCAGGATGAGCTCGTAAAGGTCAAAGAGAGAATTATCTCTCACACCCGCAAGATCATCTGTCAGGGAGACACGGTGCTCAAGCAG GTCACGGTCAACATGTTCTACTACCAGCGGCAGCAGACCGAGCCGGTGCCTCTGGGGTATCACAACCTGGAGCTAACGTGCCGCTCCTTGGAACCCGGCGAGCCCTACCTGATGTACGTCCGCGGCATGCCCTGCCGGGAAACTCCGCTGCAGATCTTCTCCTTCCAGGAGTACGTGCCTCAGGGAAAAAG GAACAAGCGGAAAACCAGCAACCCCCTCAGCACCCTGCAGGTCTCCTCTCCTCACACAGACGACAGTTCTTACAGACAACCCAGTGACTCCA GGAGATTTATCTTCAGTGACAGTGAAAGTGTCGGCGGCAGTTTCGAATCTCTGTCCAGCCCTG CTCACTGTCCCAGGGGGCGTCACAGAACAACATACAACTTGCTCGCGGACGACTTGGATGACCGCGATGTGGCGTCTGAATCTG AGTGCCTCGACGGGCAGCAGGTCAAAGTTCGCACCCCATCCCGGGCAGCGCTAACTCATCGACTCAGGAAGCTGAAGAGCAAGATGGTGAAATGCAAGCAGTGCGACAACTACATTTACGTCAACGGCGTGGAATGTGAGGAG TGCGGGCTGGGTTTGCACAGGAAGTGTATGGAGGTGTGTCAGATGGAGTGCGACAACAACAAGGGGGCGGTGTTTGGCGTCCCCCTGTCCTCGTTGCTGCCGGACACGCCGGACGACGTCCCCTTTGTGGTGCGACGCTGCACCGCCGAGATTGAGAGTCGTGCGCTCTCTTTGCAG GGGGTGTATCGGGTGAGCGGCTCCAAGCCTCGCGTCCAGAAGCTGTGCCAGGCCGTGGAAGAGCTCAAAGAGCACGTGGACCTCTCGGAGGTGTCGCCGCACGACATCACTTGTATCCTGAAGCACTTCTTCAAGGAG CTTCCGGAGCCCCTGCTGACGTTCGAGCTGTACTACGAGTTCATCGCGGCGGGGAGGAGCATCCAGCACGTGGGCGAGTGGGAATCGTCGCAAGAGACTAACGAGTTCATGGACGTTGTTCGGAACCTGCAGCGGCTACTGCAGAAACTCCGTCCCTGTAATTACAGCACTTTACGGCACCTCGTAGTCCATCTGCATAA GGTTTCTAGAAACAACGAGAACAAGATGTCCGCCAGCAATTTGGGCATTGTCTTCGGTCCGACTCTCCTACGCCCCCTGGTGTGCACGGAGCAACCCACAGTGGCCCTGCAGGAAAACACCTACCAGGCGTTTCTGGTCGAATTCCTCATCTCACACAACGACAAGATCTTCGTCCTCCCGCAGAGAGCCGGGACGCCCAAGCCACCTCCGCCCCCCACATGCCCGCTTCCAGACACCCCACCCAGGCGCGCCTGTACCCTGGATGGGGACTTTGACGCCAGACCTGAGCAAGGAACCTCCTCCAGGGAGCGCCCTTACTCGCTAGAA AGCGAAAGAATGAAGAGAGAGTCGAGCGAGGGTTATATATCTGACAAGTCTTCGTCCAATGAAGCGGTGGACCAGCTCGGCCCCGAAGCCAATGACAGAGCAG TCCTGGCTATGAGCGGACCGCTGTCTCATTACGACCCAAAGCGGGACTTTGCCTCGGACAAGCCGCACTACCGCTTCACCAGGCAGCCTGTCAAGTACCAGCGCCATCACAACCCGAGAGGCCGAGCTTCCGGCCAGAGCTGCGACGCCAGACGGCCCGCGGCGCCTGGCGGGGAGCCTCCGGGAAGCGCCGACAGCAGTCGCAGCTCCTCCCCGGAGCGAGCCGCGCGCGGCCCGCCCCGGAGCCCCGAGGACGTTCCGCCTCTCAGCCCGCGGGACGTCGTGCAGTACATGCTGGGACTGGAGCCGGTGGCCTCCGCCGCGGCTGAGCTCAACGCGGACGGTTACGGTACCGGCGCGCAGAGTACGGCCTCGTACCGCTCTCCGAAGCCTCTTCCTGCAGAGCACCACTTCGCCTCGCCCGCGCAGAAGATCCTCTCGGGTCTGAAGCTGAGACGCAGTCAATCGGGCAAGGAGGAACAACTTTTTGTCTGA
- the gmip gene encoding GEM-interacting protein isoform X3, translating to MEEDQEPCQESSEAADVLKAPQKCQIKRYSEIFRDFDNLELSFIPDDKDELLSDTSEFGSERNTGESTELAEQHQPSESCVSVEGDGSSSAHEADLALCRCEDGVETALQYAKMWCRYAKDLLAWVEKKLTLEQEFAKNVIKTSEAAKASLAAQETMPLQYIYTMALEQDLKNSSSSKKTSDLVQKRCYQALAAKRNEIDKWRREFKEQWVKVQRKMNEAVTALKKSRQQYFQRCDELEKAKAVTAKTVDDTGGNKTLDKRRKSKDEAQTKVMESELLYKQCVHDAKIHQDELVKVKERIISHTRKIICQGDTVLKQVTVNMFYYQRQQTEPVPLGYHNLELTCRSLEPGEPYLMYVRGMPCRETPLQIFSFQEYVPQGKRNKRKTSNPLSTLQVSSPHTDDSSYRQPSDSRRFIFSDSESVGGSFESLSSPAHCPRGRHRTTYNLLADDLDDRDVASESECLDGQQVKVRTPSRAALTHRLRKLKSKMVKCKQCDNYIYVNGVECEECGLGLHRKCMEVCQMECDNNKGAVFGVPLSSLLPDTPDDVPFVVRRCTAEIESRALSLQGVYRVSGSKPRVQKLCQAVEELKEHVDLSEVSPHDITCILKHFFKELPEPLLTFELYYEFIAAGRSIQHVGEWESSQETNEFMDVVRNLQRLLQKLRPCNYSTLRHLVVHLHKVSRNNENKMSASNLGIVFGPTLLRPLVCTEQPTVALQENTYQAFLVEFLISHNDKIFVLPQRAGTPKPPPPPTCPLPDTPPRRACTLDGDFDARPEQGTSSRERPYSLESWL from the exons ATGGAAGAAGATCAGGAGCCGTGTCAGGAGTCGTCTGAGGCCGCAG ACGTCCTCAAAGCACCTCAGAAATGTCAAATCAAGCGCTACAGCGAGATCTTCAGAGACTTTGACAACCTCGAGTTGTCTTTTATCCCCGA CGACAAGGACGAGCTGCTGTCCGACACTTCGGAGTTCGGCTCAGAGCGCAACACCGGGGAGAGCACGGAACTCGCAGAGCAACATCAACCGTCT GAAAGCTGTGTAAGCGTTGAAGGTGATGGAAGCTCATCAG CTCACGAGGCCGACCTGGCGCTGTGCCGCTGCGAGGACGGCGTGGAGACGGCCCTGCAGTACGCCAAGATGTGGTGCCGCTACGCCAAAGACCTCCTGGCCTGGGTGGAGAAGAAGCTCACCTTGG aaCAAGAATTtgccaaaaatgtcataaagaCATCTGAAGCAGCAAAAGCCAGTTTGGCAGCGCAG GAAACGATGCCGCTGCAGTATATCTACACCATGGCTCTCGAACAAGACCTGAAGAACAGTTCGAGTTCCAAAAAGACTTCGGACCTGGTGCAAAAGCGCTGTTACCAA GCCTTGGCTGCCAAGAGGAATGAGATTGATAAGTGGCGGCGGGAATTCAAGGAGCAGTGGGTGAAGGTGCAGAGGAAGATG AACGAAGCGGTGACGGCGCTGAAAAAGTCTCGTCAGCAATACTTCCAGCGCTGCGACGAGCTGGAGAAGGCCAAAGCGGTCACAGCTAAAACCGTGGACGACACGGGTGGCAACAAAACTCTGGACAAAAGGAGGAAGTCCAAGGATGAAGCCCAAACAAAG GTGATGGAGTCCGAGCTCTTGTACAAGCAATGCGTGCACGACGCCAAGATCCACCAGGATGAGCTCGTAAAGGTCAAAGAGAGAATTATCTCTCACACCCGCAAGATCATCTGTCAGGGAGACACGGTGCTCAAGCAG GTCACGGTCAACATGTTCTACTACCAGCGGCAGCAGACCGAGCCGGTGCCTCTGGGGTATCACAACCTGGAGCTAACGTGCCGCTCCTTGGAACCCGGCGAGCCCTACCTGATGTACGTCCGCGGCATGCCCTGCCGGGAAACTCCGCTGCAGATCTTCTCCTTCCAGGAGTACGTGCCTCAGGGAAAAAG GAACAAGCGGAAAACCAGCAACCCCCTCAGCACCCTGCAGGTCTCCTCTCCTCACACAGACGACAGTTCTTACAGACAACCCAGTGACTCCA GGAGATTTATCTTCAGTGACAGTGAAAGTGTCGGCGGCAGTTTCGAATCTCTGTCCAGCCCTG CTCACTGTCCCAGGGGGCGTCACAGAACAACATACAACTTGCTCGCGGACGACTTGGATGACCGCGATGTGGCGTCTGAATCTG AGTGCCTCGACGGGCAGCAGGTCAAAGTTCGCACCCCATCCCGGGCAGCGCTAACTCATCGACTCAGGAAGCTGAAGAGCAAGATGGTGAAATGCAAGCAGTGCGACAACTACATTTACGTCAACGGCGTGGAATGTGAGGAG TGCGGGCTGGGTTTGCACAGGAAGTGTATGGAGGTGTGTCAGATGGAGTGCGACAACAACAAGGGGGCGGTGTTTGGCGTCCCCCTGTCCTCGTTGCTGCCGGACACGCCGGACGACGTCCCCTTTGTGGTGCGACGCTGCACCGCCGAGATTGAGAGTCGTGCGCTCTCTTTGCAG GGGGTGTATCGGGTGAGCGGCTCCAAGCCTCGCGTCCAGAAGCTGTGCCAGGCCGTGGAAGAGCTCAAAGAGCACGTGGACCTCTCGGAGGTGTCGCCGCACGACATCACTTGTATCCTGAAGCACTTCTTCAAGGAG CTTCCGGAGCCCCTGCTGACGTTCGAGCTGTACTACGAGTTCATCGCGGCGGGGAGGAGCATCCAGCACGTGGGCGAGTGGGAATCGTCGCAAGAGACTAACGAGTTCATGGACGTTGTTCGGAACCTGCAGCGGCTACTGCAGAAACTCCGTCCCTGTAATTACAGCACTTTACGGCACCTCGTAGTCCATCTGCATAA GGTTTCTAGAAACAACGAGAACAAGATGTCCGCCAGCAATTTGGGCATTGTCTTCGGTCCGACTCTCCTACGCCCCCTGGTGTGCACGGAGCAACCCACAGTGGCCCTGCAGGAAAACACCTACCAGGCGTTTCTGGTCGAATTCCTCATCTCACACAACGACAAGATCTTCGTCCTCCCGCAGAGAGCCGGGACGCCCAAGCCACCTCCGCCCCCCACATGCCCGCTTCCAGACACCCCACCCAGGCGCGCCTGTACCCTGGATGGGGACTTTGACGCCAGACCTGAGCAAGGAACCTCCTCCAGGGAGCGCCCTTACTCGCTAGAA TCCTGGCTATGA